Within the Candidatus Methylomirabilota bacterium genome, the region GTGGTCGGATCGCGATCCGGCCTCGCCCAACGCGCTGCGGCCGGGCCGCAAGGCCGGCACCATGATGTCGCCGACGCAGGTCTTCCGCGACGGCGCCTTCGCGTTGAGCATCGGCACGCCCGGCTCCTACGGCATCCTCCAGACGCAGCCGCAGATGCTGCTCAACGTGCTCGAGTTCGGTTTCAACGTGCAGGAGGCCATCGAGGCGGCGCGGGTGCGGGTGTACCGCGACCGGCTGGTGGACGCCGAGTCGCGCATCTCCGAGGAGACGCGGACCGCGCTCGAGCGGCGTGGACACCGGATCAACGTGATCGAGGACTGGTCGTGGGTGGTCGGGGGCGGGCAGGGCATCGCGCGCGACCCGGAGTCCGGCGCGCTCATGGCCGGCGCCGATCCTCGCCGCGACGGCTACGCCCTCGCCATCTAGCCCGGGGTCAGGTCTTGCATTACGACATTTGTCGTAATGCAAGACCTGACCCCGATCGAGGAGAACCGTGGAGCTGACGGACAAGGTCGCGGTGGTGACGGGAGCGGGCTCGGGTATCGGACGTGGCATCGCGCTGGCGATGGCGGGCCGCGGGGCGCGGGTGGCCGCGGTGGATCTGGACGCGGGCAGCGCGGCGGAGACGGCGCGGCTCTTGATGGGCGCCGGCGGCAAGGGGATGGGGCTCCAGGCGGATACCAGCCGCGCCGGCGAGGTGGACCGCGCGGTGTCGTCCGCGGTGAGCCAGCTGGGGCCGCTCGACATCATGGTCAACAACGCGGGCATCCTCGACGGCTACTGGAACGTCGACGAGACCGACGACGCGGTCTGGGAGCGCGTGCTCGGGATCAACCTCACCGGCGTGTTCCACGGCTGCAAGCGCGCGCTCCGCGAGATGCTGCCGCGCGG harbors:
- a CDS encoding SDR family NAD(P)-dependent oxidoreductase; the protein is MELTDKVAVVTGAGSGIGRGIALAMAGRGARVAAVDLDAGSAAETARLLMGAGGKGMGLQADTSRAGEVDRAVSSAVSQLGPLDIMVNNAGILDGYWNVDETDDAVWERVLGINLTGVFHGCKRALREMLPRGRGRIVNMASVAGLNGTGGGAAYVASKHGVVGLTRQMAVTYSARGITINAVAPGPILTGLRAHSQEILGPGVPDMSGRGVAVDDAAVRAIAPAGRRGTVEEIASAVCFLASDEAGYITGHTLVVDGGWRAK